A window from Triplophysa dalaica isolate WHDGS20190420 chromosome 3, ASM1584641v1, whole genome shotgun sequence encodes these proteins:
- the ppp1r7 gene encoding protein phosphatase 1 regulatory subunit 7 has product MATLSVGEPQEMEVDRRGESEESGDDETKRKSLNGEIESLQAPSTVPEESPVDMDTISLDPDEEDVDLVHCRIGKIEGLEVLKKAKTISLRQNLIKCMENLETLGSLIELDLYDNQIRKLEKLEALTELEQLDVSFNMLRKIEGLDRLTKIKKLFLLHNKIASIANLDHLTSLQMLELGSNRIRVIENLDSLSSLESLFLGTNKITRLQNLDGLHNLMVLSIQSNRITKLEGLQNLVNLRELYLSHNGIEVIEGLENNKKLTTLDIAANRIKKIENINHLTDLKEFWMNDNQIDNWSDLDELKNAKGLETIYLERNPLQKDPQYRRKIMLALPSVRQIDATFIRF; this is encoded by the exons ATGGCGACCTTATCTGTCGGAGAACCTCAAGAGATGGAAG TGGATAGGAGAGGTGAGTCTGAAGAATCTGGTGATGATGAGACCAAAAGAAAGAGCCTCAATGGAGAGATTGAATCCCTACAAGCCCCTTCAACTG TACCAGAGGAGTCACCGGTTGACATGGACACCATAAGCTTAGACCCAGATGAAGAG gATGTGGATCTGGTTCACTGTAGAATTGGGAAGATTGAAGGTCTAGAGGTTCTTAAGAAAGCAAAG ACAATTTCGCTCAGACAAAACCTCATCAAATGCATGGAGAACTTGGAAACCCTTGGTTCATTAATAGAACTGGACCTTTATGACAACCAGATTCGCAAACTAGAGAAGCTTGAGGCCCTAACAGAGCTCGA GCAGCTAGATGTATCATTCAACATGCTGAGGAAAATTGAGGGATTGGACCGTCTCACGAAAATCAAGAAGCTGTTCCTGCTTCATAATAAGATTGCAAGCATAGCCAACCTCGATCATCTGACTAGCCTTCAAATGCTCGAGCTGGGCTCTAACCGTATCAGG GTTATTGAAAATCTGGATTCTCTTAGTTCCTTGGAGAGTTTGTTTCTTGGCACAAATAAAATCACTCGGCTACAGAACCTTGATGGACTGCACAATCTGATGGTTCTCAGTATTCAG AGTAACCGCATCACAAAGTTAGAGGGACTCCAGAATCTTGTGAATCTGCGAGAGCTTTACTTGAGTCATAACGGCATTGAAGTCATAGAGGGGCTGGAGAACAAT AAAAAGCTGACAACTTTGGATATTGCTGCAAACAGGataaaaaagattgaaaataTTAACCACTTGACGGACTTAAAAGAATTTTGG ATGAATGACAACCAGATTGATAACTGGTCAGACCTGGATGAACTCAAGAATGCCAAAGGTCTAGAGACTATCTATCTGGAGAGAAACCCCCTGCAGAAGGACCCTCAATATAGACGCAAGATCATGCTGGCACTGCCCAGTGTCAGGCAGATCGATGCCACCTTCATCCGTTTCTGA